TTTATAATGCTTGATTTTAAAATATTGAGAGTTTTCGAATTTCATATTGTGGTTGGTTGGTTAGGTTATCGCTAATTTATAAAGTTAACTAATACAAAAGCACAAAGAAGTAAAATTTATTTGAAGGTTTTTTTAATATAAAATTATCTGAATATTATAGTGTAAATTTTAAAGCCCAATTTATAGCTTCATCAAGTGTTAAAAAGTGGTTGATATTCATATTTGTATATTTTTTTTCAAGCTTAGCATTCATATATGCCATTTTATTATAAGTAACTATGGCATTAGCTACAATAATATCATAGTCTTGTGCTACTGTTATCCAGGTTTGCGGATTCATGGAGTAGGAGTTAACTCTATTAGATATGTACACTAATTTTATGTCATTTCCATAAAAATTAATTAATTCAGACATAGCATCTTTAATCATTTCCCAATCAAAATGAACACCATCATTTAATTCTGAAATAATAAAAGTTTCTAAAAAGTAAAATGTACCAAAAGGCTTTACTAATTTATAATGAGACAATTTAGAGTAGTTAGATTCTTCAAATGTCATAAAGTTTAAGTTAAGGGAATTAATATTATAAAGTTTGGCAAAACTATCACAATTAAATATATTAAAAACATCTTTATGTAATTTTTTTATTACAAAATTTAGCTATAATGGCCAAGTTTTAAAAATCTTGGAGCATATTTTTATTTAGTTAAAAATTTAATTCAAAAACTTGTAAATTGCAAACATGGAACAAGATTTAAGCAATTACAGAAAATCATACGAAAAGAGTGAACTTTTATTAGATACTGCTCCAGAAAATCCAATGGAATTATTTCAAAAATGGTTTTATGAAGTAGATAAATTTTTTAATGAAGATGAAACCAATGCCATGACTATTAGTACTATTGGTTTAGATGGGTTTCCTAAAAGTAGGGTTGTACTATTAAAAAGGTTTACCTATGAAGGTTTTATTTTTTATACTAATTATAATAGTGAAAAGGGAAAAGCTATAGCCCATATGCCAAATGTTTGCTTATCTTTTTTTTGGCATGGCGCCGAACGTCAAATTATTATAAAAGGTAAGGCTGAAAAGATTGCAGAAAATTTAAGTGATGGCTATTTTGAATCGAGACCACGAGGAAGCCAATTA
The genomic region above belongs to Mariniflexile litorale and contains:
- the pdxH gene encoding pyridoxamine 5'-phosphate oxidase; protein product: MEQDLSNYRKSYEKSELLLDTAPENPMELFQKWFYEVDKFFNEDETNAMTISTIGLDGFPKSRVVLLKRFTYEGFIFYTNYNSEKGKAIAHMPNVCLSFFWHGAERQIIIKGKAEKIAENLSDGYFESRPRGSQLGALVSNQSEVVTDRDYLEQKLLKLEKAFEGKEIPRPSHWGGYIVKPIEIEFWQGRPNRLHDRIRYELQNDYSWLINRLSP